In Pirellula sp. SH-Sr6A, the DNA window ATTGGGGATCGTGCCGAGAACGGTGGAGCGCAAGTCGGAACTCATCGAGCAGCGATGGTCCGCATTGTACGAAACCATTGATCGAGACTAGTAGATCCCGTTTCCACCCCGCTTGCATTCTCCTACCCAAACCGCATAATGCTCCAATGATCAAACGTTCGTTTGATTGTTTATTTTGAAGCATGGGGGATCGATATGCGGGCAAAGCAACCTTGGCGAGGCTTTACGTTGGTGGAGCTCCTCGTCGTCATCGCCATCATCGGGATCCTGGTCGGACTCCTCCTACCAGCCGTTCAAGCGGCTCGCGAAGCAGCGAGGCGCATGCAGTGCCAGAACAATCTGAAGCAATTGAGCTTGGCCTCCCACAACCACGAAGCGGCCATGAAGGTTCTCCCGGCGGCTTATCGAGCGCAATCGATTGGCGGGGCTCCAGGCTACTTCGATCTTTGGGGGACTTTGGCCCTCCTCACCCCCTATCTCGAACAGTCCAACGTCTACAACGCGATCGATTTGCGACAGACGATGTACCAACTCGTCCCACCCTATGGAATCCAATCCCCGCTAGCGGTTCAAACACGTGTTCCCAGCTTCCTTTGCCCTTCCGATAAAGGGGAAGCGGTTTGCCGGGATGTATACGGCATCGTCGGTGATTTGGCCCCAACGAACTACTCGTTCTGCATGGGAACAGGCACGACGCGAGGGCGCACCGGTTGGCTCGGCTCACCGTGGGACGCCGACGGAACATTCTACGCCCAGTCTCGGACTCGAATCACCGACATCCACGATGGCTCGAGCAACACCATCGCTGCCTCCGAACGGATCCTCGGGGAAGGCCCCGAATCGACCGTGCTGAGCAATCGATCGGAACTGCGTCCCCAAACCATGTACGTAAATCCAGGGGCCGAGACATCCGTGGCTAACTGCCAATCGAGCCTCCGAGTGAACTTCAACCAACGCCGCATGTATACCTGGGTCGCAGGGGAACCTCGTTGCACCAGCTACAACCATTTCTATTCCCCAAACGATCGAAACAACGCCGACTGCGTGGCGAACTTCACAGGATCCGATCCTCTCACCCGCAGCTCCGCTCATGGTCTTTCGACGGCCCGCAGTCGCCACACCAGCGGCGTCAATGCATCCTACTGCGATGGAAGTGTTCGAATGGTCAGCGATTCGATCGAACTGGCGGTCTGGCAATCGCTCGCGACTCGCAGCGGAGGTGAGGTGATCCAGAGTGACAACTAACGAGACCCTTCACCACGACTCCCATCGTATTTTGAACGAGGCTGCAATTCGACAGTATCACGAAGAGGGGTACCTGACCTTAAAACAATTCTTTGCACCGGAGAAGATCGAAGAATTAGGAAAAGACGTCGATCGTGTCCTGGTCGAAAATCGGGCAATTCTCGATCCTCGCAATATGCGTGTTCGGTTCAAGCCTCATCATGCGACTGGCGCG includes these proteins:
- a CDS encoding DUF1559 domain-containing protein, whose amino-acid sequence is MRAKQPWRGFTLVELLVVIAIIGILVGLLLPAVQAAREAARRMQCQNNLKQLSLASHNHEAAMKVLPAAYRAQSIGGAPGYFDLWGTLALLTPYLEQSNVYNAIDLRQTMYQLVPPYGIQSPLAVQTRVPSFLCPSDKGEAVCRDVYGIVGDLAPTNYSFCMGTGTTRGRTGWLGSPWDADGTFYAQSRTRITDIHDGSSNTIAASERILGEGPESTVLSNRSELRPQTMYVNPGAETSVANCQSSLRVNFNQRRMYTWVAGEPRCTSYNHFYSPNDRNNADCVANFTGSDPLTRSSAHGLSTARSRHTSGVNASYCDGSVRMVSDSIELAVWQSLATRSGGEVIQSDN